In Drosophila subpulchrella strain 33 F10 #4 breed RU33 chromosome 3R, RU_Dsub_v1.1 Primary Assembly, whole genome shotgun sequence, the following are encoded in one genomic region:
- the LOC119557476 gene encoding uncharacterized protein LOC119557476 isoform X2, with amino-acid sequence MKRVHIDNYAPKYYSGKWSWDSAKDCLHFEAHNDLENARERYITTNGYKFLRTMDQEEELIFRQENLVLYLMPKEFLSYRFVEFMHEQEVLYVIHALIIYFEYYLRLVEFVLIRRDELAGSMGQVQSEETNEMKRTLSVYLSQYRMLVARNYCLIIGGEGNMAKFYHMKPISNISATIHDKYFHEQFLAVAIQIVWICMHRRAYYVIEMEMNRLFRSEYFVSARPEYLTFTEAERSLLYGRNKKNRNYRIQESPLIQELKLVPEEDLPILWIGERKYRGSDLRIATMELEYIVPGSQLCLIDISHGILGHPKELYNTLLSLDWPAVRFSNFSEQYDPYHIIRRPHLDIPKIGELQLRKMSETYESFYVLSGFFEPYTHHEICKWVKREINIMFYRSGGLLTNVVSRCEKELASTSSGPRVDLIIANYFKMMSKIRKDDRDKEDSLIHQSVASRFSLRKSHSKYL; translated from the exons ATGAAGCGCGTTCATATAGATAACTATGCCCCAAAGTACTACAGCGGTAAGTGGTCGTGGGATTCGGCGAAGGACTGCCTCCACTTCGAGGCACATAACGATCTGGAGAACGCCCGGGAACGGTACATTACCACCAACGGCTACAAGTTCCTGCGCACCATGGATCAGGAGGAGGAGCTCATCTTCCGGCAGGA GAACTTGGTGCTATACCTGATGCCCAAGGAGTTTCTATCTTACAGATTCGTGGAATTCATGCACGAGCAGGAGGTGCTATACGTGATCCATGCGTTGATCATATACTTTGAGTACTATTTACGTCTGGTTGAGTTCGTCCTGATTCGACGTGATGAACTTGCGGGTTCGATGGGTCAAGTTCAGAGTGAGGAGACTAATGAGATGAAGCGAACTCTGTCCGTTTATCTAAGCCAGTATCGTATGCTCGTGGCTAGGAATTACTGCCTCATCATCGGGGGCGAGGGCAATATGGCCAAGTTCTATCACATGAAGCCCATTTCCAACATTTCAGCCACAATCCACGACAAGTACTTCCATGAACAGTTTTTGGCCGTGGCCATCCAAATAGTCTGGATATGCATGCATCGCAGGGCGTACTATGTCATTGAAATGGAGATGAATCGACTTTTCCGATCGGAATACTTTGTTTCCGCAAGGCCTGAATACCTCACCTTCACGGAGGCAGAGCGCAGTCTTCTCTATGGGAGAAACAAGAAGAATCGGAACTACCGAATCCAGGAATCTCCACTGATCCAGGAGCTGAAACTCGTTCCGGAGGAGGATCTACCCATCTTGTGGATAGGGGAGCGGAAGTACAGGGGTTCCGATCTGCGCATCGCTACGATGGAACTGGAGTATATTGTCCCAGGATCGCAACTCTGCCTGATTGACATATCCCATGGTATCCTTGGACATCCTAAGGAGCTCTACAACACTCTTCTGAGCCTCGATTGGCCGGCTGTTCGTTTCTCTAATTTTTCGGAACAGTACGATCCATACCATATTATCAGGCGACCTCACCTGGATATCCCCAAGATCGGTGAGCTGCAGTTGCGGAAGATGAGCGAGACTTATGAGTCCTTCTATGTGCTCAGTGGATTTTTCGAACCATACACCCACCATGAAATTTGCAAGTGGGTCAAACGAGAAATTAATATTATGTTCTATCGGTCTGGAGGTCTGCTCACGAATGTAGTTTCGCGATGTGAAAAGGAACTGGCAAGCACCTCTTCGGGACCAAGAGTCGATCTGATCATCGCTAATTACTTTAAGATGATGTCCAAAATACGCAAGGACGACAGAGACAAAGAGGATAGTTTAATCCACCAAAGTGTTGCATCGCGCTTTAGTTTACGTAAGTCGCATAGCAAATATTTATAA
- the LOC119557476 gene encoding uncharacterized protein LOC119557476 isoform X1, with translation MKRVHIDNYAPKYYSGKWSWDSAKDCLHFEAHNDLENARERYITTNGYKFLRTMDQEEELIFRQEYVRQKSNNSDVIVISDIRNLVLYLMPKEFLSYRFVEFMHEQEVLYVIHALIIYFEYYLRLVEFVLIRRDELAGSMGQVQSEETNEMKRTLSVYLSQYRMLVARNYCLIIGGEGNMAKFYHMKPISNISATIHDKYFHEQFLAVAIQIVWICMHRRAYYVIEMEMNRLFRSEYFVSARPEYLTFTEAERSLLYGRNKKNRNYRIQESPLIQELKLVPEEDLPILWIGERKYRGSDLRIATMELEYIVPGSQLCLIDISHGILGHPKELYNTLLSLDWPAVRFSNFSEQYDPYHIIRRPHLDIPKIGELQLRKMSETYESFYVLSGFFEPYTHHEICKWVKREINIMFYRSGGLLTNVVSRCEKELASTSSGPRVDLIIANYFKMMSKIRKDDRDKEDSLIHQSVASRFSLRKSHSKYL, from the coding sequence ATGAAGCGCGTTCATATAGATAACTATGCCCCAAAGTACTACAGCGGTAAGTGGTCGTGGGATTCGGCGAAGGACTGCCTCCACTTCGAGGCACATAACGATCTGGAGAACGCCCGGGAACGGTACATTACCACCAACGGCTACAAGTTCCTGCGCACCATGGATCAGGAGGAGGAGCTCATCTTCCGGCAGGAGTATGTGCGTCAGAAAAGCAACAACAGTGATGTCATAGTAATCTCAGATATTAGGAACTTGGTGCTATACCTGATGCCCAAGGAGTTTCTATCTTACAGATTCGTGGAATTCATGCACGAGCAGGAGGTGCTATACGTGATCCATGCGTTGATCATATACTTTGAGTACTATTTACGTCTGGTTGAGTTCGTCCTGATTCGACGTGATGAACTTGCGGGTTCGATGGGTCAAGTTCAGAGTGAGGAGACTAATGAGATGAAGCGAACTCTGTCCGTTTATCTAAGCCAGTATCGTATGCTCGTGGCTAGGAATTACTGCCTCATCATCGGGGGCGAGGGCAATATGGCCAAGTTCTATCACATGAAGCCCATTTCCAACATTTCAGCCACAATCCACGACAAGTACTTCCATGAACAGTTTTTGGCCGTGGCCATCCAAATAGTCTGGATATGCATGCATCGCAGGGCGTACTATGTCATTGAAATGGAGATGAATCGACTTTTCCGATCGGAATACTTTGTTTCCGCAAGGCCTGAATACCTCACCTTCACGGAGGCAGAGCGCAGTCTTCTCTATGGGAGAAACAAGAAGAATCGGAACTACCGAATCCAGGAATCTCCACTGATCCAGGAGCTGAAACTCGTTCCGGAGGAGGATCTACCCATCTTGTGGATAGGGGAGCGGAAGTACAGGGGTTCCGATCTGCGCATCGCTACGATGGAACTGGAGTATATTGTCCCAGGATCGCAACTCTGCCTGATTGACATATCCCATGGTATCCTTGGACATCCTAAGGAGCTCTACAACACTCTTCTGAGCCTCGATTGGCCGGCTGTTCGTTTCTCTAATTTTTCGGAACAGTACGATCCATACCATATTATCAGGCGACCTCACCTGGATATCCCCAAGATCGGTGAGCTGCAGTTGCGGAAGATGAGCGAGACTTATGAGTCCTTCTATGTGCTCAGTGGATTTTTCGAACCATACACCCACCATGAAATTTGCAAGTGGGTCAAACGAGAAATTAATATTATGTTCTATCGGTCTGGAGGTCTGCTCACGAATGTAGTTTCGCGATGTGAAAAGGAACTGGCAAGCACCTCTTCGGGACCAAGAGTCGATCTGATCATCGCTAATTACTTTAAGATGATGTCCAAAATACGCAAGGACGACAGAGACAAAGAGGATAGTTTAATCCACCAAAGTGTTGCATCGCGCTTTAGTTTACGTAAGTCGCATAGCAAATATTTATAA
- the LOC119559433 gene encoding uncharacterized protein LOC119559433, with the protein MPVDQVIISYRRCRNFINVLLLRSMNLFQPVLVEGPSEQLVVSANGICWSEQNLEYRIMVNDIFDIAIRNDDGEVPFNLVEKEGNNLAFGLSLRRIRHRALDERTVHVEQKDLLLCIDPFTPCSIHCGICANKLIGERQYLQIREVPMTTMIPQNYFCARNKLAVYPTEEELFYGLNYLVISIDLLGIGVTTSKDYGTIQCSRCKQLVGELVGEYLGRSVAVQLYADALRLVTTDSPFEFKEIFGHITPTQIMIRLLHDADPINMEKTRLFLKTVRPDGQLQHLHLQMDSKQIHILRSELDTSDLEMKSNADLPIENDTSSESDFDILLSDTSSSSLNPQTGDDSMKRIDPVPKPEAAEPLKSVKYLKLRGFGGFRLKYLFSGSDDELNENYDVTSSWRDQGTRELRISYSMMVDLVSEFNTYERVAAALEMNSPPIKTTHPRLTYIIFEPDEEFYARQEKITKIAG; encoded by the coding sequence ATGCCCGTGGACCAAGTGATCATCTCGTACAGACGCTGCCGCAACTTTATCAATGTCCTGCTGCTCAGATCGATGAATCTGTTCCAGCCTGTCCTGGTGGAAGGTCCCAGCGAGCAGCTGGTGGTCAGTGCCAATGGGATTTGCTGGAGCGAGCAGAACTTGGAGTACCGCATCATGGTAAATGACATATTCGACATTGCCATTAGGAACGACGACGGCGAGGTGCCCTTCAACCTGGTTGAAAAGGAGGGCAACAACCTGGCCTTTGGCCTCTCTCTCCGGCGCATTAGGCACCGGGCTCTGGACGAGCGCACTGTTCATGTTGAGCAGAAGGATCTGCTCCTGTGCATTGACCCATTTACGCCGTGCTCCATTCACTGCGGCATTTGTGCGAACAAGCTCATTGGCGAGAGGCAGTACCTCCAGATCAGGGAGGTTCCCATGACGACCATGATTCCGCAGAACTACTTCTGCGCCCGCAACAAGCTCGCAGTGTATCCCACGGAGGAGGAGCTCTTCTATGGCCTTAACTACCTGGTCATTTCCATCGATCTGCTGGGCATCGGGGTCACCACCAGCAAGGATTATGGTACCATTCAGTGCTCCCGTTGCAAGCAATTAGTGGGCGAATTAGTGGGCGAATATTTGGGCCGGAGTGTGGCGGTGCAGCTCTACGCGGATGCACTGCGTCTGGTAACCACCGATTCTCCTTTCGAGTTCAAGGAGATCTTTGGCCACATCACACCCACCCAAATAATGATCCGCCTGCTGCACGACGCCGACCCCATTAATATGGAGAAGACTCGCCTCTTCCTCAAGACCGTGCGTCCGGATGGTCAGTTGCAGCACCTGCACCTGCAGATGGACAGCAAACAAATCCACATTCTGCGCTCCGAACTGGACACTTCCGACCTGGAGATGAAGTCCAATGCTGATTTGCCCATAGAGAACGACACCAGCAGCGAGAGTGACTTCGATATACTATTGAGCGAcacaagcagcagcagccttAATCCACAAACAGGCGATGACTCAATGAAACGCATTGATCCAGTACCGAAGCCAGAAGCTGCTGAGCCCCTGAAATCTGTAAAATATTTGAAGTTACGTGGCTTTGGTGGCTTTCGTCTGAAATATCTATTCTCGGGATCTGATGACGAGCTGAACGAAAACTACGATGTCACCAGCTCGTGGCGCGACCAGGGAACCCGCGAGCTTCGCATCTCATATTCGATGATGGTGGACCTGGTGAGCGAGTTCAATACCTACGAGCGTGTGGCGGCCGCCCTGGAGATGAATTCGCCGCCCATCAAGACCACTCATCCCCGTCTTACTTACATAATCTTCGAGCCCGACGAAGAGTTCTATGCCAGGCAGgagaaaattacaaaaatcgCCGGTTAA
- the LOC119556273 gene encoding uncharacterized protein LOC119556273 yields MRLPIVTLLLLFLVTAFAAGPVLAQAAGVDDYADFEDNSDTDRMASTTSKGSPISSPSTVLKTISSTSSDSSTTSTSPATTQTSTTTQIAKDSTHTTVSTNAVPTTTVSTTADPTTTVPTTTAEQLTEEEIILALLAENSAAQTVSNTLLNTVSTFIWNIDEELDSHSESLDLVEDTKKLLQNKTQELLFWKAKFLRGVVTSIQKIDLFANRTIDTASQLLSLQKENLDRVKDLGVKLNITEGQILRTSKRLDNKLNFVRELLLYTVEPKVNSLKESFAILNTSQVNSLAELENVPLVRNLTETSIIKLSSLNKEVVVINQTQENSFDSLKDAIKARAPTNLSTASDLFQVISISQKRTDLAFALCGSSEYSRKATHFENYNAQYIRRPYLQKDKYLIIEKSRVVRERSHTN; encoded by the coding sequence ATGAGGCTTCCTATTGTTACTCTCCTGTTGCTCTTTCTGGTGACTGCTTTTGCCGCAGGTCCTGTTTTGGCTCAGGCGGCAGGCGTCGATGACTACGCAGACTTTGAGGACAACTCTGACACTGACAGGATGGCTTCAACTACGTCCAAAGGATCACCAATCAGTTCACCTTCAACAGTTCTCAAAACTATAAGTTCAACGTCAAGTGATTCTAGTACTACTAGTACTTCTCCAGCTACAACTCAGACTTCCACGACTACTCAAATTGCAAAAGATTCCACACACACAACTGTTTCCACCAACGCTGTCCCCACCACAACTGTTTCGACCACAGCTGATCCCACCACGACTGTTCCCACCACAACCGCTGAACAGCTTACAGAAGAGGAAATCATTTTGGCCCTCCTGGCTGAAAATTCAGCAGCTCAAACTGTGTCCAATACTTTGCTCAATACTGTCAGCACATTTATTTGGAATATAGACGAAGAATTGGACAGTCATTCCGAGTCCCTTGACCTAGTTGAAGACACCAAAAAGCTCctacaaaacaaaacacaagAACTTTTATTTTGGAAAGCCAAATTTCTTAGAGGAGTAGTCACCTCAATTCAAAAGATTGACTTATTTGCCAATCGTACAATCGATACCGCGTCTCAATTGCTTAGTTTGCAAAAAGAGAACCTGGATCGAGTAAAGGATCTTGGGGTTAAACTAAACATCACCGAAGGCCAAATCCTGCGTACCTCTAAAAGATTGGATAACAAACTCAACTTTGTCAGGGAACTACTTCTATATACTGTCGAGCCGAAAGTAAATAGTTTAAAGGAATCGTTTGCCATCCTTAATACATCCCAAGTCAATTCACTTGCTGAACTGGAAAACGTTCCTTTGGTCAGAAATCTAACCGAGACTTCAATTATTAAGTTATCTTCCCTGAATAAGGAAGTAGTTGTAATTAACCAGACTCAAGAAAACAGTTTTGACTCCCTAAAGGATGCGATTAAGGCCCGGGCTCCCACTAACCTCAGCACGGCAAGCGACCTATTTCAGGTCATAAGTATTTCCCAAAAACGCACCGATTTGGCATTCGCTCTTTGCGGATCTTCGGAGTATAGTCGTAAAGCTACTCATTTTGAGAACTATAACGCCCAGTATATCAGAAGACCCTATCTACAAAAAGATAAATATCTAATAATCGAGAAATCTCGTGTGGTAAGGGAGAGGAGTCATACAAACTGA
- the LOC119549254 gene encoding uncharacterized protein DDB_G0283357-like, protein MQPTYGGGSSGSGSIGGCHNGNNGSGGGGGGNICNKQINNYSNNNGGNHMSAASFFGGSNSSNITNNTSNSNTDYMATPTTAYATPATAATSTVNTTTMLSNYCDAATMMMAAAAVNANQCLQQHHQRMLLAGSSSSNSNSNSNSNSNCNSNGTAAVPSSSSAGSLSSASSTPTATATASATATAPQQHQQQQQQQQQQSPPNLIDISEVPLIVDVK, encoded by the coding sequence ATGCAGCCAACATACGGCGGtggcagcagcggcagcggtaGCATCGGCGGTTGCCACAACGGTAACAACGGCAGCGgcggtggcggcggcggcaacATTTGCAATAAGCAGATCAACAACTACAGCAATAACAACGGCGGCAATCATATGAGTGCAGCCAGTTTCTTCggcggcagcaacagcagcaacataacgaacaacaccagcaacagcaatacCGATTATATGGCCACGCCGACTACCGCTTATGCGACACcagcgacagcagcaacatccacGGTGAACACCACGACGATGCTGTCTAATTACTGCGATGCCGCGACCATGATGATGGCCGCCGCTGCAGTCAATGCAAATCAATGCCTGCAGCAACACCACCAGCGCATGTTGCTGGcgggcagcagcagcagcaacagcaacagcaacagcaatagcaacagcaactgcaacagcaatGGCACAGCAGCAGTACCCTCCTCGTCCTCGGCTGGCTCACTGTCATCTGCCTCATCGAcgccaacagcaacagcaacagcatctgcaacagcaacagccccgcagcaacatcagcagcagcagcagcagcaacagcagcaatcgCCGCCAAATTTAATCGATATCAGCGAAGTTCCTCTCATTGTGGATGTCAAGTAG